The window TTACCAACCTGGATATTCACGATATTGCCAGGGCCGCCAAGACCTTCGGGATGTTCCGCTACTACGTGGTGACTCCCGTGGCAGAGCAGCAGGCCCTGGCCGAACGGATACGCGCCCACTGGATCGAAGGCTGGGGGGCCGGCTACAATCCCCGGCGCCGCGAGGCATTGGAACTGCTTCGGGTGGTCGATGGGCTCGAAGCGGCCGTAGCCGACATGACCGGCGCCTTTGCCGTGGCACCCAGAATCGTCGTTACCGGAGCTCGCGGCCGGAGCGGTTGCATCGACACAGCCCGCCTGAGAGAGCTCCTGGAGGAGGAAACCCGGCCGACCCTGCTCCTGTTCGGCACGGGCTGGGGACTCACCGAGGAAGTTTTTGATGGCGCCGATCTCATCCTGGAACCGATCAGGGGGAGCGATACCTATAACCACCTGTCGGTGAGAGCGGCGGTGGCCATATACCTTGACAGACTGTTTGGATCCCGATGAAGGCGTATCCAGCACGAAAAGCACACGCTATCTGCATAGAGGAGGAAGTAACGAGATGAACAAGATCGATTATTTGGAAATGGAACAGATGAAGAAGAACGTGGTCCCCTTCAAGCCGGGCGATACCGTGAAGGTGCACGTGAAGATCGTAGAAGGCGACAAGAGCCGTATCCAGGCCTTCCAGGGGGTGGTGATCAGCCGTCAGAACGGCGGGCTGCGCGA of the Geobacter sp. genome contains:
- a CDS encoding RNA methyltransferase, giving the protein MTEAAVPASRVAIALLHHPVYDKNRQVVTTAVTNLDIHDIARAAKTFGMFRYYVVTPVAEQQALAERIRAHWIEGWGAGYNPRRREALELLRVVDGLEAAVADMTGAFAVAPRIVVTGARGRSGCIDTARLRELLEEETRPTLLLFGTGWGLTEEVFDGADLILEPIRGSDTYNHLSVRAAVAIYLDRLFGSR